In one Winogradskyella sp. MH6 genomic region, the following are encoded:
- a CDS encoding LytR/AlgR family response regulator transcription factor, whose product MTLNCVVVDDSAIQRLSIVKLIENHSSLNLIAEYSSALETKNGLNTHKVDLIFLDIEMPVLNGFELLDVLNNKPQIIFVTGKTEYAFKAFNYDATDYLQKPITKERFNTAVEKAIEQHKLKLDFNETDGEHIFVKSNLKKRKVYIKDIKWIEALGDYVKVVTEENSLVVLSTMKAFEKELPEGKFLRIHKSYIVNLDKIDRFNSKNVEVGAYEIPLSRNKKTQLVDALNNM is encoded by the coding sequence ATGACTTTAAACTGTGTAGTTGTTGATGATTCTGCGATTCAGCGCCTCTCTATAGTAAAGTTAATTGAGAACCATTCCTCACTTAACCTTATTGCAGAGTACAGCAGTGCGTTAGAAACAAAAAACGGTCTTAATACGCACAAGGTAGATCTTATCTTTTTAGATATAGAGATGCCTGTATTAAACGGTTTTGAACTCCTAGATGTACTCAACAACAAACCCCAAATTATTTTTGTTACAGGTAAAACCGAATATGCTTTTAAAGCATTTAATTACGATGCTACCGACTATCTTCAAAAACCAATCACAAAAGAACGTTTTAATACTGCTGTTGAAAAAGCTATTGAACAGCATAAGTTAAAATTAGACTTTAACGAAACTGATGGCGAGCACATCTTTGTGAAGAGTAACCTTAAAAAACGTAAAGTTTATATAAAGGATATTAAATGGATTGAAGCTTTAGGCGATTACGTAAAAGTTGTAACAGAAGAAAACAGCCTTGTAGTTTTATCTACAATGAAAGCTTTTGAAAAAGAATTACCGGAAGGAAAGTTTTTGAGAATTCACAAATCCTACATTGTGAATTTAGATAAAATTGATCGCTTTAACAGTAAGAATGTTGAAGTAGGTGCTTATGAGATTCCTTTGAGTCGAAATAAGAAGACACAATTAGTAGATGCTTTGAATAATATGTAG
- the rpsF gene encoding 30S ribosomal protein S6, with protein MNHYETVFILNPVLSEDQIKETVKKYEDFLVSKGAKMIAKEDWGLKKLAYPIQNKKSGFYHLFEYQVAGEVIETLELEFRRDERFMRYLTVKLDKHAIAWAEKRRQRNKQKA; from the coding sequence ATGAATCATTATGAAACTGTTTTCATCTTGAATCCCGTTTTATCTGAAGACCAGATAAAGGAGACAGTTAAGAAATATGAGGATTTTCTCGTTTCTAAAGGAGCAAAGATGATAGCTAAAGAAGATTGGGGCTTAAAAAAATTAGCTTACCCAATCCAAAACAAAAAAAGTGGTTTTTATCACTTATTTGAGTACCAAGTAGCTGGTGAAGTTATTGAAACTTTAGAGTTAGAGTTTAGACGTGATGAGCGTTTTATGCGTTACTTAACTGTAAAATTAGACAAGCACGCAATTGCTTGGGCTGAGAAGAGAAGACAAAGAAACAAACAAAAAGCTTAA
- the rpsR gene encoding 30S ribosomal protein S18 codes for MMSSIEQQAKGKKDGEIRYLTPLNIETQKTKKYCRFKKSGIKYIDYKDPDFLLSFVNEQGKLLPRRLTGTSLKYQRKVSVAVKRARHLALMPYVADLLK; via the coding sequence ATTATGTCATCAATAGAACAACAAGCAAAAGGAAAAAAAGATGGTGAGATTAGATATCTTACACCATTAAATATAGAGACACAAAAAACGAAGAAGTATTGTCGTTTTAAAAAGTCTGGTATTAAGTACATTGATTACAAAGATCCAGATTTCTTATTAAGCTTTGTTAATGAGCAAGGTAAATTGTTACCAAGACGTTTAACAGGAACTTCTTTAAAATACCAAAGAAAAGTATCTGTGGCAGTAAAAAGAGCTAGACACTTAGCTTTAATGCCATATGTTGCTGATTTATTAAAATAA
- the rplI gene encoding 50S ribosomal protein L9 has product MELILKQDVENLGFKDDIVTVKSGYGRNFLIPQGHAVMATASAKKVLAETLKQRAYKEKSVIAEAEKTAESLKALEIKITAKAGTGATAGDKLFGSITNMDLAEALRNEGHEVDKKYISINGGNIKRLGQYEAVIRLHRSVNVDFTFEVIAEA; this is encoded by the coding sequence ATGGAACTTATATTAAAACAAGACGTTGAGAATTTAGGATTTAAAGACGATATTGTAACAGTTAAGAGCGGTTATGGTAGAAACTTTTTAATTCCTCAAGGACATGCTGTAATGGCTACAGCTTCTGCTAAAAAAGTTTTAGCTGAAACATTAAAGCAACGTGCTTATAAAGAAAAATCTGTTATAGCTGAAGCAGAAAAAACAGCAGAATCTTTAAAAGCATTAGAGATTAAAATTACTGCAAAGGCAGGTACAGGTGCAACAGCTGGAGATAAACTATTTGGTTCTATAACTAATATGGATTTAGCTGAAGCATTGAGAAACGAAGGTCACGAAGTTGATAAAAAGTATATTTCTATCAACGGTGGTAATATTAAGCGTTTAGGTCAGTACGAAGCAGTAATTCGTTTACACAGATCTGTAAATGTTGATTTTACTTTTGAGGTTATTGCAGAAGCTTAA